A genomic region of Salvelinus alpinus chromosome 12, SLU_Salpinus.1, whole genome shotgun sequence contains the following coding sequences:
- the LOC139536356 gene encoding protein SSUH2 homolog: protein MKECLPKHRIRLFFYLSALYAPPVPAPGPMVPPASMFGNVPGYEDTLSGGGGGYLPPPMPLHPNRDPEPAPVQQDWNIPSITEDVARERFIMYASGYCCYNNAPAKDGVITNMQAFNTYRYRLETFTESRSTEWATKPYEGEPADFYTQTAPRPWEIAVTGPSLFQNHEENIKVPYTSSNKPCHTCSASGKMPCHECNGSGTKACWVCNGSGRRGGDSPCSQCNQRGKENCSKCHGNGTKECETCKGKRQLLTYINLKVEWKNNVEDYVVEQNSGLEVNNLSDVTGKTLFKNAQYMLYPVYGFPDPSLSQASDRLVREHQAKYSQNSRILQQQQTIELIPITKVTYKWKGGIHVYYIYGNEHQVKVPDYPATCCCSIM from the exons ATGAAGGAATGTTTACCAAAACACAGGATAAGGCTGTTTTTCTATCTTTCAGCGCTCTATGCCCCCCCGGTGCCCGCCCCAGGCCCCATGGTTCCCCCAGCTAGCATGTTTGGCAACGTACCCGGGTACGAGGACACTTTATCTGGCGGAGGAG GTGGATATCTCCCCCCACCGATGCCCTTGCACCCGAATCGGGATCCAGAGCCTGCACCCGTACAACAAGACTGGAA CATCCCCTCCATCACTGAAGATGTGGCGCGGGAGCGTTTTATAATGTACGCGTCTGGTTACTGCTGCTATAACAATGCCCCCGCCAAGGATGGAGTGATCACTAACATGCAGGCGTTCAACACCTATCGG TACCGTTTGGAGACATTCACAGAGTCTAGATCTACAGAGTGGGCCACCAAGCCTTATGAAG GTGAACCAGCAGACTTCTACACACAGACTGCCCCCCGGCCGTGGGAAATCGCAGTGACAGGTCCCTCCCTGTTCCAAAACCACGAGGAGAACATAAAAGTCCCTTACACATCATCTAACaag CCCTGCCACACTTGTAGTGCCTCTGGAAAGATGCCCTGCCATGAGTGCAATGGGTCTGGAACG AAAGCTTGTTGGGTCTGCAATGGATCTGGCAGACGGGGAGGAGATAGTCCCTGCAGCCAATGCAATCAAAGAGGAAAGGAGAA CTGCTCTAAATGTCATGGTAACGGGACTAAAGAATGTGAGACCTGCAAGGGCAAGCGGCAACTGTTGACCTACATCAACCTTAAAGTCGAGTG GAAGAATAATGTTGAAGACTATGTTGTGGAGCAGAACAGTGGGCTGGAGGTTAACAATCTGAGCGATGTGACGGGAAAGACACTCTTCAAAAACGCCCAGTACATG CTGTATCCAGTGTATGGCTTCCCAGATCCGTCTTTATCCCAGGCTTCAGACCGTTTGGTTAGAGAACACCAGGCTAAATACTCCCAGAACTCTCGCATCCTTCAACAG CAACAAACCATCGAGTTGATTCCCATCACCAAGGTGACCTACAAGTGGAAGGGAGGCATCCATGTTTACTATATCTATGGGAACGAACACCAGGTCAAAGTTCCTGACTACCCTGCCACCTGCTGCTGCTCTATCATGTAA